The following proteins are co-located in the Gordonia polyisoprenivorans genome:
- the infA gene encoding translation initiation factor IF-1, translating to MAKKDGAIEVEGRVIEPLPNAMFRIELENGHKVLAHISGKMRQHYIRILPEDRVVVELSPYDLGRGRIVYRYK from the coding sequence ATGGCGAAGAAAGACGGGGCCATCGAGGTCGAGGGTCGGGTGATCGAACCCCTGCCGAATGCGATGTTTCGCATCGAGCTGGAGAACGGTCACAAGGTGCTCGCCCACATCAGCGGCAAGATGCGGCAGCACTACATCCGCATCCTGCCCGAGGACCGGGTCGTCGTGGAACTTTCGCCCTACGACCTCGGTCGTGGGCGCATCGTCTACCGCTACAAGTAA
- a CDS encoding LLM class F420-dependent oxidoreductase codes for MTDSEKTAHIQRFGRHGVWGWFGRFSPEESRQIEELGYGTIWLGGSPKHLGPIRKVLDATENITVATGIVNIWNTDAAAIADEFHELDQDFPGRFFLGIGAGHPEATAEYKKPYEAVGEYLDVLDEKKVPTDRRVLAALGPKMLRLSADRALGAHPYLTPPAHTAIARETLGEGVLLAPEHKVVLDTDPQAARAVGRPPVDNPYLHLRNYTSNLKRLGWTDDDIADGGSDALIDALVAHGDAATIRKQVDEHLAAGADHVAIQVLGDGSPIEQLTAIIAAGA; via the coding sequence ATGACTGACTCGGAGAAGACGGCACACATCCAGAGATTCGGACGCCACGGGGTGTGGGGATGGTTCGGTCGGTTCTCGCCCGAGGAGTCCCGGCAGATCGAGGAACTCGGATACGGCACGATCTGGCTCGGTGGGTCGCCCAAACATCTGGGTCCGATCCGCAAGGTCCTCGACGCGACCGAGAACATCACGGTGGCCACCGGCATCGTCAACATCTGGAACACCGACGCCGCCGCGATCGCCGACGAATTCCACGAACTCGACCAGGACTTCCCGGGCCGCTTCTTTCTCGGCATCGGTGCCGGCCATCCGGAGGCGACCGCGGAGTACAAGAAGCCGTACGAGGCGGTCGGGGAGTATCTCGACGTCCTCGACGAGAAGAAGGTCCCCACCGACCGGCGGGTGCTGGCCGCGCTGGGACCGAAGATGTTGCGCCTGTCCGCCGACCGCGCGCTCGGGGCGCACCCCTACCTGACACCTCCGGCGCACACCGCGATCGCCCGCGAAACCCTCGGCGAGGGCGTGCTGCTGGCTCCCGAGCACAAGGTGGTTCTCGACACCGACCCGCAGGCGGCGCGTGCCGTCGGACGGCCGCCGGTCGACAATCCGTATCTGCACCTGCGCAACTACACGTCGAATCTGAAGCGCCTCGGATGGACCGACGACGACATCGCCGACGGTGGCTCCGACGCCCTGATCGATGCGCTGGTCGCGCACGGCGATGCGGCCACGATCCGCAAGCAGGTCGACGAGCATCTCGCCGCCGGTGCCGATCACGTGGCCATCCAGGTGCTCGGCGACGGATCGCCGATCGAGCAGCTGACCGCGATCATCGCCGCCGGGGCCTGA
- a CDS encoding phage holin family protein, producing MRAFLIQSALSGVALWVATLIVPGLDFVFPDNAGFGVKLGIVVLVALIFGVINAFIKPIVQIFAIPLYILTLGLIHIVINAFMLEITSWITHNTTTWGLQVDHFFWSAVLGALVISVVSWLISMVLKEPVR from the coding sequence ATGCGTGCCTTCTTGATCCAGAGCGCTCTGAGCGGCGTGGCCCTGTGGGTGGCGACACTGATCGTGCCCGGCCTGGACTTCGTGTTCCCCGACAACGCGGGCTTCGGCGTCAAACTGGGGATCGTCGTGTTGGTCGCGCTGATCTTCGGCGTGATCAACGCGTTCATCAAGCCGATCGTGCAGATCTTCGCGATCCCGCTCTACATCCTCACCCTCGGCCTGATCCATATCGTGATCAATGCGTTCATGCTCGAGATCACCTCATGGATCACCCACAACACCACCACGTGGGGCCTGCAGGTGGACCACTTCTTCTGGTCGGCGGTACTCGGTGCACTGGTCATCTCGGTGGTGAGCTGGCTGATCTCAATGGTGCTCAAGGAGCCCGTCCGCTGA
- the rpmJ gene encoding 50S ribosomal protein L36: MKVQPSVKPICEKCKVIRRNGRVMVICENLRHKQRQG, encoded by the coding sequence GTGAAGGTTCAGCCGAGCGTCAAGCCGATCTGCGAGAAGTGCAAGGTGATCCGCCGTAACGGTCGGGTCATGGTGATCTGCGAGAACCTGCGTCACAAGCAGCGTCAGGGCTGA
- the rpsM gene encoding 30S ribosomal protein S13 has protein sequence MARVAGVDLPREKRLEIALTYIYGVGRTTSKEILAGTGLSPDLRAKDLTDADVAKLREYIEASVKVEGDLRREVQADIRRKIEIGCYQGLRHRRGLPVRGQRTKTNARTRKGPKKTIAGKKK, from the coding sequence ATGGCACGTGTTGCTGGTGTGGATCTCCCCCGCGAAAAGCGGCTGGAGATCGCACTGACCTACATCTATGGAGTTGGGCGTACCACCTCCAAGGAGATTCTGGCCGGAACCGGGCTCAGCCCGGACCTGCGCGCCAAGGATCTCACCGACGCAGACGTCGCGAAGCTGCGTGAATACATCGAAGCCTCGGTGAAGGTCGAGGGTGACCTGCGCCGCGAGGTCCAGGCCGACATCCGTCGCAAGATCGAGATCGGCTGCTACCAGGGTCTGCGTCACCGTCGTGGCCTGCCCGTCCGTGGACAGCGCACCAAGACCAATGCCCGTACTCGCAAGGGCCCGAAGAAGACCATCGCCGGGAAGAAGAAGTAA
- a CDS encoding DUF1059 domain-containing protein produces MKSFWCGAVIPHCDARFVGADERAVLQQVADHAAHGHGLDELPATTVDRVRQLISDVPE; encoded by the coding sequence GTGAAGAGTTTCTGGTGCGGTGCGGTGATTCCCCACTGCGATGCGCGGTTCGTGGGCGCCGACGAGCGGGCGGTACTCCAACAGGTGGCCGATCACGCCGCACACGGCCACGGACTCGACGAGCTGCCGGCAACGACGGTCGACCGCGTGCGCCAATTGATCTCCGACGTGCCCGAGTAA